One Streptomyces drozdowiczii DNA segment encodes these proteins:
- a CDS encoding Uma2 family endonuclease: MSTAAVGADDERELLNTADRISELHPGYRVEIIGGVVTVAPLRDGPHANALTTIMIALFEAGLGGEETEVLQGIGLWLPGGPEDFAVPDLALVDVDFDDHLIEYNCYDPAVFRLVLEVTSSNYASDLRHKVAAYAEAKIPVYVILDRKHERVHVLTEPLGSSYDRHEVCAPGQQAPLPASIGAEVSLDVAELIQAGRAKPRTPDA, encoded by the coding sequence ATGTCCACAGCAGCCGTTGGCGCCGACGATGAGCGGGAACTGCTCAACACAGCGGACAGGATCTCGGAGCTGCATCCCGGCTACCGTGTCGAGATCATCGGGGGAGTGGTCACCGTGGCCCCGCTCCGGGACGGCCCGCACGCGAACGCCCTGACCACGATCATGATCGCGCTCTTCGAAGCCGGGCTCGGCGGCGAGGAGACGGAAGTCCTCCAAGGCATCGGCCTATGGCTGCCGGGCGGCCCCGAAGACTTCGCGGTCCCCGATCTCGCCCTGGTGGACGTGGACTTCGATGATCACCTGATCGAGTACAACTGCTACGACCCCGCCGTCTTCCGCCTCGTCCTGGAGGTCACCTCCAGCAACTACGCCAGCGACCTCCGGCACAAGGTCGCCGCGTACGCCGAGGCGAAGATCCCCGTCTACGTGATCCTCGACCGGAAGCACGAGCGCGTCCACGTCCTCACGGAACCGCTGGGCAGCTCGTACGACCGCCACGAGGTGTGCGCCCCCGGCCAGCAGGCGCCCCTGCCCGCGTCGATCGGCGCCGAGGTGAGCCTCGATGTCGCCGAACTGATCCAGGCGGGCCGCGCCAAGCCCCGTACGCCGGACGCCTGA
- a CDS encoding GNAT family N-acetyltransferase has product MSPRTPEPFATPRLHALPLRVEYAAEMAAVLADPALHAFTGGAPETPEGLRARYMRQTAGSPDPAELWWNWVLRSGDALVGYVQATVRGDRAEIAWVVGVPWQGRGYAGEAARGLVAHLRESGVRTVIAHIHPEHTASAAVAAGAGLTRTGEWEDGEERWGLGL; this is encoded by the coding sequence ATGAGCCCCCGCACCCCCGAGCCCTTCGCCACGCCCCGCCTGCACGCGCTGCCCCTGCGGGTGGAGTACGCGGCCGAGATGGCCGCCGTCCTCGCCGACCCGGCCCTGCACGCCTTCACGGGCGGTGCCCCCGAGACCCCGGAGGGGCTGCGGGCGCGCTACATGCGGCAGACGGCGGGCTCCCCGGATCCGGCCGAGCTGTGGTGGAACTGGGTGCTGCGCTCCGGCGACGCCCTCGTGGGGTACGTGCAGGCGACGGTACGCGGCGACCGCGCCGAGATCGCCTGGGTGGTGGGCGTCCCGTGGCAGGGCCGGGGCTACGCGGGGGAGGCGGCCCGGGGCCTGGTCGCGCATCTGCGTGAGTCGGGCGTGCGCACCGTGATCGCCCACATCCACCCCGAACACACGGCGTCGGCCGCGGTGGCCGCCGGGGCGGGTCTGACGCGGACGGGGGAGTGGGAGGACGGCGAGGAGCGGTGGGGGCTGGGCCTCTAG
- a CDS encoding PPOX class F420-dependent oxidoreductase has protein sequence MDTIPQLRPFVKQYAVLLSTRRQDGTHADTPVNIAVEGDHAYIRTFSSAWKVERMRNHPVVRIGPCTVRGHPTGPQIEAHARLLPAGSKENTHASRMLSRKYPAMQGVLVPLTHRLKRDRTLHYEIRPMDS, from the coding sequence ATGGATACGATCCCGCAGCTCAGGCCCTTCGTGAAGCAGTACGCGGTCCTGCTGAGCACGCGGCGGCAGGACGGGACGCACGCCGACACCCCGGTCAACATCGCGGTCGAGGGCGACCACGCCTACATCCGGACGTTCTCCTCGGCGTGGAAGGTGGAACGCATGCGCAACCACCCGGTGGTGCGGATCGGCCCGTGCACCGTACGCGGCCACCCCACCGGCCCCCAGATCGAGGCCCACGCACGCCTCCTCCCGGCGGGCTCGAAGGAGAACACGCACGCGTCGCGGATGCTGTCCCGCAAGTACCCGGCGATGCAGGGCGTCCTCGTCCCGCTCACCCACCGGCTGAAACGGGACCGGACACTCCATTACGAGATCCGGCCCATGGATTCCTGA